The Primulina huaijiensis isolate GDHJ02 chromosome 18, ASM1229523v2, whole genome shotgun sequence DNA window TAGTATAAATATAAAGGTTTCACATGCCAGAAGAATCCAAATGCTTGATACAGGACTTTTGCCGTCATGGATTTGGATTCCATTGTAAAAAGCGTATAATTCCCTCTTTTACTTCCTAATATCCTATTCCCAGATACACCAGTTATATTTCACCTTAAAATAAGAATCTTCAGGTCTTTCTAAATCTAAGAAATTACCTACACAGGTCGTAAGAATCGTAGCTACTAATTTTCCAGACCATTGACAGGttgtttcaaaaaattatcaataGTAACTACACAATACCAATTTATATCTAAATAATAAGTTGTGAGCATTCAACTATAATTCAGAGCTACAAAAAAGAAATAACATGGAGACAGAGAAATTATAGAATAAATACTTAAAGAACATACATATCTCACCAGCTTTCACAGAGGTGAAAATAAAATCAGATGGGAAATTTCTGTATAGAGCATGTCGTGCAACTGGAGAAGGCATCACCTTTCCACCCCTATCTCTTCCAGAAGGAGGCTGGGTGAAAATTGCTGTTATCTGAACCATTTCAAAATGTAGTGAATGTATTTACATCCGATATCTCCACGAAATGGTCATAGGATCAAGGTCACAATATAGCTAGACGATATTCTCTTCTCTTCATATTGAGATCCTGTCCAGAACTAGCTAATATATAGGGACACGTGAACATATCATGATGCACACAATATGGAACTTGGCAAAATTTCTAAACTTTGGGTAAAATGTCATACCATTAATCACATAGACATGGCACATCTGGGTACGAAAAAAATGTGCTTGTCGAACTGTGTACAGGATTAACATTCAGTGCAGGAAACCCACTTATATTCTCCGTTAGTGGAGAACTCGACCACCATTTCCCCAGAGATCTTCATAAAAAATGGTAGAAAATGAAGGAAAAGAGAGAATCTAAACAGCAGCCCTTCAAACGAATATGGGTACCTGAAAAAAGGAATCTGGGGAAGAAGCACCACCGAAAAGAGAGTCCAGAACACAAGCAGAGATCTGAAATGTATTTAATTAACACCAATCAGTAGATTTATCCATCCACATTCAGTGGCAAGCAGGGAAGTCGCCAGCTAacgtaaaaaaattcaaaatttatccATAATTTTTCCAAAAACGCAAATTTTCACACATTGATATGCATTGAATCACCAAATTTGATAGTGCATTGCGTAAATATCCAGATAAGAGTGGGGTGGTGCGTACCTGAGGGGAACTCAGAAAACGAGACACTTTTTGTGAAAATGAAAAGCGGATGATGAAGATTCGGTGATTGTTGAGGGAGAAGACGCGGCGGTGCTGAAGCAGCAGAAGCGCCGGAGCATTTGAGAAGACGATAGCAGCAAAGTAGAAAACTTTACATGTAAAACCTTATTAATTAACGAAAGAAGGGATATTGCAATTTAGTCCTTGCCtatttaatattattcaaaTCAGTCAATAACTTACCATCTTTTGTCATATTAGTCCGTAAATTGTGTGTATTATATATtactaatttatttataaactttaattaatacgTGGTGGTTCTATAATGATGAATTGGAGGATTATCTTGGCGGATTCCACGTTTTATGTAGACCAATCGGATATATATTCAAAAGTTCATGGACGTTTAAAGTTGttacaaatatattttcattttataggATAAaaacatcataataaataaatatgtttaaaatcaaatttttgtaaaaaaactCGATGAGAtacaatttatgaaaaaaaaaattgatgggaGTTTTTAAAAGTATGCTTGaattattcaatatattttgTTGAAGGTAAAAAcatgtgtgagacggtctcacgaatcatattttgtgagacgaatatcttatttgggtcatccatgaaaaaatattactttttattatgaatatcgataagTTTGACATGTCTAAcgtataaagattcgtgaaaccgtctcacaagagacttactcttcgTTGAAAACTTTTAAAATCCTTATTTAGGTATGACATCGTTTCGGTATTCGAGTTTCGTAACATTGGGCGAGTTTGATAAATCCTTTTATTTTGGATCTCACTATATACATATCTTTCACTGCAATAGTTGAAATTCAAAATTGCACGAGATCACAACCAAATATAAGTAAGAGCAAAGATGCGTCAAAATGGTTGGAAAAAAAAGAATTTCTCAACGTTTTCATCTTTCAAATATACCTTTCACATACACCATTCCCTTTTCACTCAGTTGCAGCTCTTTTCTCATCTCCTCTACCTGTTGATCGTCGCCTCGTACGATAACCTCCGACAGAGATCCATCATCGGCCACCGTCATTTTCACCTTGATCTGCTCCTTCCTCGATGCTCTTGTCCAATAATACGCACCTCTGTTCTATTAGTATGCATCAGTTTTTTCGAATTAAGGGATTTCATGTTCGACTCGAATAATGAGGGGAGTGTAAAGCACTTACGCGAGGGGACTCAGTATGGTAATCCAAAACCAATTGTTTCCGATGTCCGGAAACGTTATTGTAAGAACGAGGGCAACACTTGCTAGACTTATACAGGTGCAGAAAGTAAGAAGAGCAGCTTGACCACGGTTTGGAGCCATCATTCCCTCGAATCTAAAAATGACcgataatttattatatttataaaccAAGATGAATAATACAAAGAATTTGAGACAGATAAAATCCTTGCATGACAGAACTTGAAATAGTCTTCCTACGTGCCATTAATAACCATacaaacaagaaaattttcagatGGATGTGGGGTGAGTGACTAACGCTATTGTTTCGCCCCGGTCCGCCACTGGAAAACTATTTCGGGtaaagaatgaaagaatttcTGCTGCCACTTGGTTAGGCGCCTTCTTCACCTCCCCTTCTCCAATAAATGTCTTCTGCACAACCTGAGCTTACACCGAAGTCAAAAATACCATCCACCGAGCAAAATGTCGATCAAACTGGAATTTCATCCagaaaattaacaaaattacACCATATTTTTAGCTTATTTGGTTATAGGGAACCCTTGGAGTGATTTGCCTCTTTGCTAAAAACCAAAAGTGATGCCATAACAGCTCGAGTATTATGTTTCGATCCTTCTATTACATAAGCATACACAAGGGCCATGCCGAAAAGTAACAAGAAAATATGGGTACCTTAGATTTGACAGAACGTTTGATGAGGGACCACAGACCGGGAACTGAGATGATGAAGAGACCAAGAGAAGTATAGTAACTGGCCAATGAGTAACCAGAACTCTCCGCTAGCAAAAATAGGGACCGAGGGTCGTGAAGTTGCTCCACCATAGATGAAGACGAAAGAGCATCATCAAGAGAGTAAGACATTCCAACCACAAGGTTCCTCTTCCTCATCGACATTCCACCAAATCCAAGCCATGATGGATGAATACGGTGCTGGTCTTGGGTTGAAAACGTGCAACGATGAGATATTGGAGAGATTAGTAGCTTCGTTGCCATATCTTATCACTCAAAAGTAATAATGGACTCAATCAGTTCCATTGAAATTTCTCGGTTCCATCGAAGGGCACCCCATTATTGTTTCTGAACGTCCGTCCCACTACTCCCCGCCTCCTGCCTGCTAGATTTCCATGGGGGAGAGTTATTTCTGGACTGAAAATTGTGCTATAGGACACAAGGTTATGGATGGGCAAGAAAGTCTTTCCAATTTCATTCTCAACATCACTGTGTAAGGAAGACGATTTTAATATACCACCTCTCCTTGAGGATAGCTGCATCAGACGTGCAATATGTGGTCACGGGCCTGGTTGGGTTTATCTTTTCGGAaggttattattttaatgtcacttttatataagaaaaaattctactttattattttgtgaaatatgttaaatgtatttttaatttgttttattttataaattatattaaattataaatcacGTATATACGTTCgaaaagtatataatatataaatttttgcaTCAATGTAGTACATAAATGaatcaattgtttaaaaaaaggAATTGAGGGTGCATAATGTTCTTTACAAATGAAGAAAAAGGAACAAATccataaaattgtttttttttaaatcacgaAATGTAAATATCACATACAATAAAACAAAAGATGGCGTAGTTGCGCTTTTATTCGACGGGGGGAAAAAGACGACAGAATAAGACCTACATATTCAGAAGGACAAACACATCCAACTTCATTTTGCAGAACACAAAGTTCAGACCCTTAAATATATGTTTATCAATACATAAAAAGTGTGTAATCAGTAGTAAATATGTTTACAGCACCTTAATTTAAACATTGGATATAAATTAAAAGAGAATAAAATGCAGACAATGCATGCGCTTACTTTGCAAGACTCTGTATCATAAGTTCTATCTTGATCAGTCGGATTGAGGCAATGAAATCCTTTGGCATCAGGAACAACTTTTTTGCACGAGGCTGCACAACCCATTTCGGCATGTTCTCTGCAACAGTTTTTACTCTGATCAAGCTCATTCCATCTTTTGCAGAAATGTCGTATAAGAATGACCTCTTTGATGACGTTGGCGCAACACAGACTACACTCATTAAACTTCCAAGATAATCATTCGTATGATCAAGGACAAAAAGTATATTCTCATTTTTTTCCTGAAGGAAAAGATACTGCTGACTGGCCTCCACAGTGATGCTAAATACTGTGTTGAATAAAAATTTCTTGCAAGCATGTGAATGCACAGTCGCAAAGTGCGTATACAGGCTATTGGATATGCTAACATGGGTACATGAAAGATAAGGGCAATCACACGGGGCGTAAATGCATGTTTTCTCATGATCATGCTTCTTACTGTAATTTATTGTCTCCCCACACCCATGCTGCTTGTTTTTACATGCAATTTTGACAGATTCAAGAACCTTTTCCATGGCCCTGCACCGGCAGTACCCAATTGCCCTGCTACAAGTTCCACATTTATTCTTCATCTTGATGCAGCATGATGGACATGATATATGCCCATTCTCACACTATATTAAATCAACACAAATTATCAGTTCTGCCAACTGCAAGTATAAAGATACTCACATTTATGAATCATTAGCGTGTGCAAGCTTTTGGAAGACCTACAAAGACTCGAGTTCTGAAAGCATGATAATTTGGGACAAATCTTGTAGAAAGTCTCAACAAAATTTCACATTGCAGAAGTTGATGCAAAAATTGGGAAAACCGGAACAAATCAGAGTTTTGGactttcaaatgataacagacaTTTCAAAGCCTTCAACAGGGAAAGAAGGTACAAACCCCAAATGAATCATCTAGCTGGAGGAAAGAAGATACTCGTAATTTGATGAGACAAAAAGATAACATTTTTACATGAATATGCCAAGAAAATCAGTTGTCCAAATTCATCACTGAAAAGCTTTAGTAAGACAGTCTAAAAATGCAATGTTTCATATACAACAAGTGGGTGAGGGATGGAGTTGTCCCATTAGAACTTCATTATATGTCAGTCCAACATGAAGCAAATGCACAAAACTCACAGGTGCAAGCCAAGATGGAGGCCTTATTTTAAGCAAACAGAAGATTAAACACCTTAGAGTATGGCTGCAATTTGGAACTTTTCTCTCAGTTTCGTGTTTTTTTCTCTTCTTTAGCATATTCTTTGGTTTTATAAAGATATGTGCCTTAATGTGGGGTAGCACGGTTTTGGACAAATACCCTTTCAACCATCTTGACAAATCCTTGCAACGAGTTAAATTTAGTTCTAAAGCCAATAAAGACCTCAACAAATTAGTCCGCTCGTATTGCTAAATAAGACCCTCGTATTGCTAAATAAGACCCAACCAAGTGATATAATCAACTTCACGTTCACGGATAATAATCTCCCACAACACACTGGAAATAGTTATTCATCACCAGCCTTCACCAATAACTCTTAGTTACGATACCGATTCTAACTTGACTCAGATTGTTgcatataatttgaaaaagcATAGAAACCACTTCAATTGCTCCGGCTCCAAAGCACCTTCAAAATATGAAAAGATTCCTAATAGTCATTCACGAATACAGATGATTCAATATATTTTGGGGTAAAAATTGAacctttacaaaaaaaatagataGACGGTTCATTGGTTTTTTTCAATTTGGCCACTCGTCCCCTTCTCATATCGTCACTGTATACATCAAAGAAActaattcctttttttttcaaagcaAACGGACCCAGTACATATTCAATTAACAAAGAAACGATAAATTCTAAAAAGTAGAAagcaaaagaagaaaaagaaacctGATAAACCGGAGGGCTGAGAGGCTCAAAACAGATGGGGCAATCCAGTACATCCGGGTCCGTTAAGGTTACGGTAACAGGCGCCGGAGCATCTCTGCTCTGCTGATCTtgcacttcttcttcttcttcttcttcttcgtccTCCTCATAATCACATTCCTCCTCCTCtccttcttcatcttcatctggTTCTTCTACCGGCGACAAACGATCCGACTCCATCTCGCTTTCCTCGTATAAATCTATCGGTACTCGCCGTCGAGCGCAGGGAAAACGAAAGGGGCTTTCACCGGAATCGGCAGTGGAGGTCCGAGGTTTCTTGGATGCGTGCCTCCGCTCGTCTCGCCCATCTTCATCGCCAGAAGCAGAAAACCTCGCCATCACTTATCTTGCACCGGAACACGACAATTAACATAGCCATTGATTGTTTGAATTAAATTACACCACAATCATGGCTTCTACATTTTTCAATGAACTGAAGTGCAAAACAGTCTGGAATACTTATAAATTTTGCATTTACATGTATTTGAAGGAATTAATTGCAACTCActacttttaatttttatccATATTTTACTAAATTTGCTTGTATAGTCACTATAAATTTCGAAATATATACtacaattaatattaataatattaatattacaaaAAGATGCGAACAAATTCTGAAGTCCTCGTATCCATTTCGCGCTGTCTTTTTTCAGATGATGATTTGTTGTCTACACATTATATTTAGGTTGCGGGATTTGAATCTACAATCTCTCTTCTAAACAGGAAAATATCGAATGTGTTTggtttcaaatgattttttgcttaaaaaagtatttttaagagtgttttttaagtaaaagttgTGCTAATTTATGTTTGGATAAATAGacaaaaagaatttatttaattaataaaatgtgTTTAGATAGATATCATTGAAGTGTTTTTTAAACTCATtagttgatatatatttttatattatacttATAAACAAGTATAATctgtaaatataaataattaagaatAATGCGTTAAATTGATACAATAACACCatttataaatattgaaaaatcttATAAACATAAAAACGATGGTTAATGCTTACATTCCATCcactataaattatttataaaaaaatttatatttcaatgtTGATTAACAGTGTCATCTCCTACTTCTTTcatttgtataatatttttccGTGTTAGCTATTGTCATCTTGTACATCTGTTATAACTTTTATcattttgtttgatttcttgtaaataaacaatattttcgAGTTgttcaaaatatgaaattgtGCAAAACAAAACACGTTATTGTAATTTTGAATTGAATATCAAGAGAAAATGTGgacatttttttataatacttTTCATCTTCCTGTCTTGCACACCCCAATGTTCATTCAATAACCACCGGAATTTTGGTGCCTATTTATATCATGGTGA harbors:
- the LOC140964383 gene encoding E3 ubiquitin-protein ligase SINA-like 7 isoform X1; the protein is MARFSASGDEDGRDERRHASKKPRTSTADSGESPFRFPCARRRVPIDLYEESEMESDRLSPVEEPDEDEEGEEEECDYEEDEEEEEEEEVQDQQSRDAPAPVTVTLTDPDVLDCPICFEPLSPPVYQCENGHISCPSCCIKMKNKCGTCSRAIGYCRCRAMEKVLESVKIACKNKQHGCGETINYSKKHDHEKTCIYAPCDCPYLSCTHVSISNSLYTHFATVHSHACKKFLFNTVFSITVEASQQYLFLQEKNENILFVLDHTNDYLGSLMSVVCVAPTSSKRSFLYDISAKDGMSLIRVKTVAENMPKWVVQPRAKKLFLMPKDFIASIRLIKIELMIQSLANYPQGEVVY
- the LOC140964383 gene encoding uncharacterized protein isoform X3, whose amino-acid sequence is MARFSASGDEDGRDERRHASKKPRTSTADSGESPFRFPCARRRVPIDLYEESEMESDRLSPVEEPDEDEEGEEEECDYEEDEEEEEEEEVQDQQSRDAPAPVTVTLTDPDVLDCPICFEPLSPPVYQCENGHISCPSCCIKMKNKCGTCSRAIGYCRCRAMEKVLESVKIACKNKQHGCGETINYKNMPKWVVQPRAKKLFLMPKDFIASIRLIKIELMIQSLAK
- the LOC140964384 gene encoding protein COFACTOR ASSEMBLY OF COMPLEX C SUBUNIT B CCB1, chloroplastic-like; this encodes MATKLLISPISHRCTFSTQDQHRIHPSWLGFGGMSMRKRNLVVGMSYSLDDALSSSSMVEQLHDPRSLFLLAESSGYSLASYYTSLGLFIISVPGLWSLIKRSVKSKVVQKTFIGEGEVKKAPNQVAAEILSFFTRNSFPVADRGETIAFEGMMAPNRGQAALLTFCTCISLASVALVLTITFPDIGNNWFWITILSPLAGAYYWTRASRKEQIKVKMTVADDGSLSEVIVRGDDQQVEEMRKELQLSEKGMVYVKGIFER
- the LOC140964383 gene encoding uncharacterized protein isoform X2, with the translated sequence MARFSASGDEDGRDERRHASKKPRTSTADSGESPFRFPCARRRVPIDLYEESEMESDRLSPVEEPDEDEEGEEEECDYEEDEEEEEEEEVQDQQSRDAPAPVTVTLTDPDVLDCPICFEPLSPPVYQCENGHISCPSCCIKMKNKCGTCSRAIGYCRCRAMEKVLESVKIACKNKQHGCGETINYKNMPKWVVQPRAKKLFLMPKDFIASIRLIKIELMIQSLANYPQGEVVY